In Anseongella ginsenosidimutans, one genomic interval encodes:
- a CDS encoding penicillin-binding protein codes for MRIRTDIILRVYLAYAILLVFALAIVFQIWKIQQVEGEKWRAMADSLSTAYVTVDAVRGNIYSEDGRLMATSIPQYDIRMDTRADGLAKELFYSQLDSLAWHLSNLFKDRSAARYASVLRNARENGERYFLVKRDISFHQLKKLKDFPIFRRGQFGGGLIAVRHNERIYPFRELARRTIGYKLPTVQPVGLEGVYDEYIDGESGKRLMRRIAGGVWIPVNEEEEIAPVDGCDIISTLNINIQDVAHNALKKQLIATNSKWGTAILMEVKTGAIRAVVNLSRVSEGVYGENYNYAISYSSEPGSTFKLATFMAGIEDGKFNLATPIDVSKGYAVFHGLTIRDSHTIPETITMKRAFEESSNVAIAKAINQAYKSDPDDFTDQLRSMGLGQQLGLQIPGEGRTRIKDPDDKDWYGTTLPWMAHGYEVLLTPLQLLTFYNAVANDGKMVKPLFVSEIQQNGQPVKVIEPEVINDQIASPETIEKAQELLKAVVEEGTAKRLFSTVYKIAGKTGTAVIADGANGYRQGKKQYQASFCGYFPADNPQYSMLVIVSSPSKGGYYGSAIAAPVFKEIADKVYSTRPDMQPDIREQYPQVAGVLPPVAGAAGNELLTVYRKLQIPFSVEEEGVWVAARPGEASLSVQAKSFKAGFVPDLKGMGLQDALFLAENAGLKPIVTGNGKVSGQSLKAGEKIKKGSPIILKLN; via the coding sequence ATGAGGATACGGACCGACATCATCCTGCGTGTGTACCTGGCATATGCCATCCTCCTTGTATTCGCCCTGGCCATTGTTTTCCAGATTTGGAAGATACAACAGGTAGAAGGGGAGAAATGGAGGGCAATGGCTGACAGCCTTTCCACGGCTTACGTGACCGTTGATGCGGTGAGGGGGAATATTTATTCCGAAGACGGACGGCTGATGGCTACCTCCATCCCCCAGTACGACATCCGCATGGATACCCGTGCCGACGGCCTTGCCAAGGAACTTTTTTACAGCCAGCTTGATTCCCTTGCCTGGCATCTTTCCAATTTATTCAAGGACCGTTCCGCCGCCCGCTACGCCAGCGTGCTGCGCAATGCAAGAGAAAATGGCGAAAGATATTTCCTCGTTAAACGCGACATAAGCTTCCATCAACTGAAGAAATTGAAGGACTTCCCTATTTTCCGAAGGGGCCAGTTCGGAGGCGGGCTTATCGCCGTTCGGCATAACGAGCGCATCTATCCTTTCCGGGAGCTTGCCCGCCGTACCATTGGTTATAAACTGCCTACCGTACAGCCCGTGGGGCTGGAGGGCGTGTATGATGAATATATTGACGGGGAGTCAGGCAAACGGCTGATGCGGCGCATAGCCGGCGGTGTCTGGATACCGGTAAATGAAGAAGAAGAGATCGCCCCGGTGGACGGCTGCGATATTATATCCACCCTTAACATCAATATACAGGACGTTGCCCATAACGCGCTTAAAAAGCAACTGATCGCGACTAATTCCAAATGGGGTACCGCCATTCTCATGGAAGTGAAAACGGGCGCTATTCGTGCTGTCGTGAACCTTTCAAGGGTCAGCGAGGGGGTGTACGGCGAAAACTACAATTATGCGATCAGCTATTCCTCCGAACCGGGCTCTACCTTTAAACTCGCCACCTTTATGGCCGGCATTGAAGACGGGAAATTCAACCTTGCCACCCCTATTGACGTGAGCAAGGGATATGCCGTCTTCCATGGCCTCACCATCAGGGATTCCCATACCATCCCTGAAACGATCACCATGAAGCGGGCCTTTGAGGAGTCTTCCAACGTGGCTATCGCAAAAGCTATTAACCAGGCCTATAAAAGCGATCCCGATGATTTTACCGACCAGCTTAGAAGTATGGGGCTGGGGCAGCAGCTTGGCCTGCAAATTCCGGGCGAAGGCCGCACGCGGATCAAGGACCCGGATGACAAGGACTGGTACGGGACCACCCTTCCCTGGATGGCACACGGCTACGAGGTTCTGCTTACTCCCCTGCAATTGCTCACTTTTTATAACGCTGTGGCTAACGACGGGAAAATGGTAAAGCCGCTTTTTGTCTCCGAAATACAGCAAAACGGCCAGCCGGTAAAGGTCATAGAACCGGAGGTGATCAATGACCAGATCGCTTCCCCGGAAACGATTGAAAAAGCGCAGGAGCTGCTGAAAGCGGTTGTCGAAGAAGGGACTGCAAAGCGGTTGTTCTCCACGGTCTATAAAATAGCCGGAAAAACCGGGACGGCCGTGATCGCTGACGGCGCAAACGGCTACCGCCAGGGCAAGAAACAATACCAGGCATCCTTCTGCGGGTATTTTCCGGCGGATAATCCGCAGTACTCCATGCTGGTGATCGTAAGTTCCCCTTCAAAAGGAGGTTACTATGGGTCTGCTATTGCTGCGCCCGTTTTCAAAGAAATCGCTGATAAAGTGTATTCCACCCGGCCGGACATGCAGCCGGATATCAGGGAGCAGTATCCGCAGGTAGCCGGTGTGCTGCCGCCTGTAGCCGGTGCGGCTGGCAATGAACTGTTGACTGTTTACCGGAAGCTTCAAATTCCTTTTTCCGTGGAAGAGGAAGGCGTTTGGGTGGCGGCGCGCCCCGGGGAGGCTTCCCTGTCCGTCCAGGCAAAGAGTTTCAAGGCGGGCTTCGTTCCGGACCTCAAAGGAATGGGTTTGCAGGATGCTTTGTTCCTCGCGGAAAATGCAGGCCTGAAGCCGATTGTTACCGGCAACGGAAAAGTGTCGGGACAATCGTTGAAAGCAGGTGAAAAAATTAAAAAGGGAAGTCCCATTATATTGAAATTGAATTAA
- a CDS encoding FtsL-like putative cell division protein — MNKVREEKEGRQQSREDKRFGRNFLTILFSGEWVSRERAMEILPFFLFLALLALIYISDRHFAEDVARDINKGGTELKELRWEYITAKAELMHLSQQSEVAERAGELALKESVTPPVKIKVSKELLDSILKR; from the coding sequence ATGAACAAGGTCAGGGAAGAAAAAGAAGGAAGGCAGCAGAGCAGGGAAGACAAACGCTTCGGCCGGAATTTTCTTACCATTCTTTTTTCGGGAGAATGGGTCAGCAGGGAGCGGGCAATGGAAATTTTGCCCTTTTTTCTGTTTCTGGCATTACTTGCTCTGATCTATATATCAGACAGGCACTTTGCCGAGGATGTGGCGCGGGATATCAACAAAGGGGGGACCGAACTCAAGGAACTGCGTTGGGAGTATATTACAGCCAAGGCGGAATTAATGCACCTGAGCCAGCAGTCCGAGGTGGCGGAACGCGCCGGGGAACTGGCCTTGAAGGAATCCGTTACCCCCCCGGTGAAGATTAAAGTAAGTAAAGAGCTGCTTGACAGCATATTGAAGCGGTAA
- the mraZ gene encoding division/cell wall cluster transcriptional repressor MraZ — protein sequence MTQFLGEYECKIDAKGRIMLPVGLRKQVSPEAQERFVVNRGFEQCLALYPYDEWQKISSEVNKLNLYNKKNRDFARYFFRGATELSLDGNGRILMPKPLLEYAGVKTELVLFAYSNRIEIWDKQLYDNLLTDEPEDFSALAEEVMGRTTERGNDGLS from the coding sequence ATGACGCAGTTTTTAGGGGAATATGAATGTAAGATTGATGCCAAGGGCCGTATCATGCTGCCCGTGGGATTAAGGAAACAGGTATCGCCTGAGGCCCAGGAGCGTTTTGTCGTCAACCGTGGCTTTGAACAATGCCTGGCGCTCTACCCTTATGATGAATGGCAAAAGATAAGCAGCGAGGTAAATAAGCTGAATCTGTACAATAAAAAGAACAGGGATTTCGCAAGATATTTTTTCCGGGGCGCCACAGAACTCTCGCTGGACGGCAACGGGAGGATCCTGATGCCGAAACCCTTGCTGGAATATGCAGGTGTCAAGACCGAACTGGTCTTGTTTGCCTATTCCAACAGGATAGAGATCTGGGATAAGCAGTTGTATGATAACTTGCTGACCGATGAGCCGGAAGATTTTTCAGCCCTGGCAGAGGAGGTAATGGGCAGAACAACTGAACGCGGGAATGACGGATTATCATAA
- a CDS encoding OmpH family outer membrane protein: MMNYIVKSLVLLGALTIAASPAKAQLKIGYINSAELIELMPETTEVDSQLTTFARDLEKNLQTMQESFDEKLTEYRENQATMADAIKQTRERELQDLNQRIQQFQVKSQQDYLKKQNELMAPILKKAEDAIKAVAAESKFTYVFDTSNTGLLVKPDGDNILPLVKKKLGL, encoded by the coding sequence ATGATGAATTACATTGTTAAGTCTTTAGTGCTTTTAGGAGCATTGACAATTGCGGCAAGCCCGGCAAAAGCGCAACTAAAGATCGGATATATTAATTCAGCAGAACTGATTGAGTTAATGCCTGAAACCACGGAAGTGGATTCGCAGTTAACTACTTTTGCCCGGGACCTGGAAAAAAACCTGCAGACCATGCAGGAGAGTTTTGACGAGAAGCTGACCGAGTATCGTGAAAACCAGGCTACGATGGCGGACGCGATCAAGCAAACCCGGGAACGCGAGCTGCAGGATCTCAACCAGCGCATTCAGCAATTCCAGGTGAAATCTCAGCAGGATTACCTGAAAAAGCAGAATGAGCTGATGGCGCCTATCCTGAAGAAGGCCGAAGATGCCATTAAAGCCGTCGCCGCCGAAAGCAAGTTCACTTACGTATTCGACACGAGTAATACCGGCCTGCTGGTAAAGCCCGATGGCGACAATATATTACCGCTGGTAAAAAAGAAGCTGGGCTTATAA
- a CDS encoding OmpH family outer membrane protein, whose translation MKYLIKCLGVAACCLLIGNVAQAQIKIGYLNTSELIALMPETKAADSQFNAFAQKLQQTLQPMQQDLQTKFAEYQEQQATMADAVKESKEKELQDLNERIDQFQLKSQQDMQKKREELMGPILEKVQTAIKAVAASSKFTYILDSNAILHGPEGDNVLPLVKKELGIN comes from the coding sequence ATGAAGTATCTAATCAAATGTTTGGGAGTGGCAGCATGCTGTTTGCTGATAGGGAACGTGGCCCAGGCGCAAATAAAAATAGGTTACCTGAATACCTCAGAACTTATTGCTCTCATGCCTGAAACAAAGGCAGCCGATTCACAGTTTAACGCTTTCGCGCAAAAGCTGCAGCAAACCCTGCAGCCCATGCAGCAGGACCTGCAAACCAAGTTCGCCGAATACCAGGAGCAGCAGGCAACCATGGCTGACGCGGTAAAGGAAAGTAAGGAAAAAGAACTGCAGGACCTTAACGAGCGGATAGACCAGTTCCAGCTCAAGTCACAGCAGGACATGCAAAAGAAGCGCGAGGAACTGATGGGCCCCATCCTCGAAAAGGTGCAGACGGCTATCAAGGCAGTAGCCGCTTCCAGCAAGTTCACTTACATTCTGGACAGCAACGCCATTCTCCATGGCCCGGAGGGTGATAATGTGTTACCCCTTGTAAAAAAGGAGCTTGGAATTAATTAA
- a CDS encoding OmpH family outer membrane protein codes for MKKLLFLVLIICGGVLSSHAQKFGYIDSEYILRHMPEYAEAQQQLDALSGQWQQDIERRQAEIEQMYKAYQSEQVLLTPEMRQKREEEIVEKEQALRDYQRGKFGFEGELYQKRKELVKPIQDKIYKAVEEVAKEGLYAVIFDRTSELIMLYADERFDKSDDVLEALGLNPGEFVE; via the coding sequence ATGAAAAAATTACTGTTTTTAGTTTTGATTATTTGCGGAGGAGTGCTTTCTTCGCATGCTCAAAAATTCGGGTATATTGATTCGGAATATATTTTGCGGCATATGCCCGAATATGCAGAGGCGCAACAGCAGCTGGATGCTTTATCCGGGCAATGGCAGCAGGACATTGAACGGCGGCAGGCGGAGATTGAGCAAATGTACAAGGCCTACCAGTCGGAACAGGTATTGCTGACTCCGGAGATGCGTCAGAAGCGCGAAGAGGAGATCGTGGAAAAGGAACAAGCGCTGCGGGATTATCAACGGGGCAAGTTTGGCTTTGAAGGAGAACTTTACCAGAAGCGAAAGGAACTGGTAAAACCCATCCAGGATAAAATATATAAAGCTGTCGAAGAGGTGGCCAAGGAAGGCTTATATGCCGTGATCTTTGACCGGACCAGCGAGCTGATTATGCTTTACGCCGATGAGCGCTTTGATAAAAGCGACGACGTACTGGAAGCCCTGGGCCTTAACCCGGGGGAATTCGTGGAATAA
- the bamA gene encoding outer membrane protein assembly factor BamA, giving the protein MKKIRNLLLFVGILAGFNLSAQEINYSEPKEYIIGGITVSGTKKLEKDILITISKLRPGQRIRIPGDQITGAIRNLWGQGLFNDVAIEPVKFSGDTVFLNIDLEEASRMSNLVFRGVKKSATSDLKEKFERYTNRPVNQNLLNRLKNIAREHFTEKGYLFTEVSAFPRADSTRAGYSDVVITVDKKGKIKVNEITFYGNESISNGKLKKFMKNTKEKKFYKIFGSKKFVPAKYEEDKDKLLAEYMKRGFRDIAIVSDSVYRFDDRSVNVDITLSEGKKYYFGDMTWVGNAKYTDRQLNQLLKIEKGDIYDEERLNKRLTGGALNSDDVASLYLNNGYLFSNITPVTVGVEGDTINLELRVFEGEQATIDEVFVKGNDRTNDKVIYREIYTIPGETYSQAEVVRTINELRGLGYFNEEKLNVRPIPDPGNGTVDIEYTVEERPSDQIQLSGGFGGGRIIGTLGLTFNNFSVKKLFSGNWGGLLPSGDGQRLSIAMQTNGRYYQNFSFTFSEPWLGGRKPQRLTVGFFSSRQTSYSYYNTDPDELLAMNGVNVGLEKDLKWPDNYFKLSSVLSFERYKLNDWYSNAFIYDTGKSYTFSLTEQFSRTSLNHPIFPTSGSNIALSVQFTPPYSLFNNKDYSDPNMSLQEKYRLTEFHKWKFNSQWFTPVVGKLVLKTQADFGFVGTYNRDLGLTFFERFLLGGSGMQQFYNLNAAEIVGLRGYSDAAVIPPGGSERVGSPIYNKYVMELRYPISVASSANIFVLAFAEGGNTWPTFGHFNPFNVKRSAGVGVRIFLPIFGLLGLDYGVAFDEIPGNPDAKQPFQFTINQAF; this is encoded by the coding sequence ATGAAAAAGATCAGGAATCTCTTACTTTTTGTTGGAATTCTTGCAGGCTTTAATCTGAGCGCCCAGGAGATTAATTACAGTGAACCTAAGGAATACATAATCGGCGGTATCACGGTTTCGGGCACCAAAAAGCTGGAAAAGGATATCCTGATCACGATCTCGAAGCTCCGGCCGGGACAGCGCATTCGGATCCCGGGTGATCAGATTACAGGAGCTATCAGGAATCTCTGGGGCCAGGGATTGTTCAACGACGTGGCTATCGAGCCGGTAAAGTTCAGCGGCGATACCGTTTTTCTGAATATTGATCTGGAAGAAGCCTCGCGGATGTCAAACCTGGTATTCCGGGGGGTGAAAAAGTCTGCGACATCCGACCTGAAAGAAAAATTTGAAAGGTACACCAACCGGCCGGTGAACCAAAACTTGCTCAACCGGCTGAAAAACATAGCCAGGGAGCATTTTACCGAAAAGGGCTACCTTTTTACCGAGGTCAGCGCGTTTCCGCGCGCCGACAGTACCAGGGCGGGATACTCCGATGTAGTGATCACCGTGGATAAAAAAGGGAAAATTAAAGTGAACGAGATCACTTTTTATGGAAATGAAAGCATTTCCAACGGGAAGCTGAAGAAGTTCATGAAGAATACAAAAGAGAAGAAATTCTATAAGATCTTCGGTTCCAAGAAGTTTGTACCGGCCAAGTACGAGGAAGATAAGGATAAGCTCCTTGCCGAGTACATGAAAAGAGGATTTCGCGACATAGCTATTGTATCCGATAGCGTTTACCGTTTTGATGACCGTTCCGTAAACGTGGATATTACCCTCAGCGAGGGAAAGAAATATTATTTCGGCGACATGACCTGGGTGGGGAATGCCAAATATACCGACCGGCAGCTCAACCAGCTTCTTAAAATAGAAAAGGGCGATATCTATGACGAGGAAAGGCTTAACAAGCGGCTTACCGGCGGAGCCCTCAATAGTGATGATGTGGCGTCCCTTTACCTTAATAACGGCTATCTCTTTTCCAATATCACGCCGGTGACCGTTGGGGTGGAAGGGGATACGATCAACCTGGAACTCAGGGTTTTTGAAGGGGAACAAGCGACTATTGACGAAGTCTTCGTTAAAGGAAACGACCGTACGAACGATAAGGTGATTTACCGGGAGATCTATACCATCCCCGGGGAAACCTACAGCCAGGCCGAAGTCGTCAGAACCATTAACGAACTTCGCGGACTCGGCTATTTTAACGAGGAGAAACTGAATGTGCGGCCTATTCCCGACCCGGGGAACGGCACGGTTGATATTGAATATACGGTAGAGGAACGGCCTTCCGACCAGATCCAGCTTTCCGGCGGTTTCGGCGGCGGGCGTATTATCGGGACGCTTGGGCTTACCTTCAATAATTTCTCGGTAAAGAAACTGTTTTCAGGAAATTGGGGAGGTCTGTTACCCAGCGGCGACGGTCAGCGGCTCTCCATTGCGATGCAAACGAACGGCCGGTATTACCAGAACTTCTCCTTTACGTTTTCGGAACCCTGGCTGGGCGGGCGCAAGCCGCAGCGCCTGACGGTTGGTTTCTTCAGTTCAAGGCAAACCAGCTATAGCTACTACAATACCGATCCTGATGAACTCCTGGCGATGAACGGGGTGAATGTCGGGCTGGAAAAGGACCTGAAATGGCCGGATAACTATTTTAAACTGTCGTCCGTGCTGAGTTTTGAAAGGTACAAGCTTAATGACTGGTATTCGAACGCTTTTATTTATGATACAGGTAAATCCTATACGTTCAGTTTAACAGAGCAGTTCTCAAGGACTTCACTGAACCACCCGATCTTCCCGACCTCCGGTTCGAACATAGCGCTGAGCGTACAGTTTACGCCGCCGTACTCCCTGTTCAATAACAAGGACTACAGCGACCCGAATATGTCCCTGCAGGAAAAATACCGGCTAACAGAGTTCCATAAATGGAAATTTAACAGCCAGTGGTTTACACCGGTAGTGGGTAAACTGGTGCTGAAGACCCAGGCGGATTTTGGTTTTGTAGGAACCTACAACCGCGATCTTGGCCTTACCTTCTTTGAAAGGTTCCTGCTGGGTGGCAGCGGTATGCAGCAGTTCTACAACCTGAATGCGGCCGAAATTGTGGGGCTCAGAGGGTATTCGGATGCGGCGGTGATCCCGCCGGGGGGCAGCGAGCGGGTAGGAAGCCCTATATACAATAAGTATGTGATGGAGCTGCGTTATCCAATCAGTGTTGCCTCTTCCGCCAATATTTTTGTACTGGCATTTGCTGAAGGAGGTAATACCTGGCCAACTTTCGGACATTTTAACCCCTTTAATGTTAAACGTTCGGCCGGTGTGGGTGTTCGTATCTTTTTACCTATTTTTGGATTACTGGGATTGGATTATGGTGTGGCGTTTGATGAAATACCGGGCAACCCGGATGCCAAGCAGCCATTCCAGTTTACCATTAACCAGGCGTTTTAA
- a CDS encoding isoprenyl transferase: MSKQDQIDKARLPRHVAIIMDGNGRWAKKKGLRRVLGHQNGVKAVRDTVEAAAELGIKYVTLYAFSTENWKRPQYEVNALMELLVSTIHKEVKTLMKNEIRLGTIGNLGELPKNCYTELMEAIELTRKNTRMTLNLALSYSARWEITQAMKKAAAMAAEGRVQPDDITEEYVSSLLCTADMPDPELMIRTSGEHRISNFLLWQIAYAELYFTEKFWPDFRRDDFYDAIISFQGRERRFGQTSEQIVH, from the coding sequence ATGAGTAAACAGGACCAAATTGACAAAGCAAGGTTGCCCCGTCATGTGGCAATTATTATGGACGGGAACGGGCGCTGGGCGAAGAAGAAGGGACTGAGAAGAGTGCTGGGGCATCAGAACGGCGTAAAGGCTGTACGCGATACAGTTGAGGCCGCTGCGGAACTTGGAATAAAGTATGTAACATTGTATGCTTTTTCCACGGAAAATTGGAAACGCCCTCAATATGAGGTAAATGCTTTAATGGAATTATTGGTTTCTACAATACATAAGGAAGTAAAAACGTTAATGAAAAACGAAATTCGCCTGGGAACCATTGGTAACCTGGGCGAATTACCAAAGAATTGCTATACAGAACTTATGGAAGCAATTGAGCTGACCAGGAAGAATACGCGGATGACCCTTAACCTTGCCCTTAGTTACAGCGCGCGCTGGGAAATTACCCAGGCAATGAAAAAAGCAGCAGCTATGGCAGCGGAAGGCAGGGTGCAGCCCGATGATATTACCGAGGAATACGTTAGCTCCCTGCTTTGCACTGCTGATATGCCTGATCCCGAGCTTATGATACGTACCAGCGGCGAACACCGCATTAGTAATTTCCTGCTCTGGCAAATTGCTTACGCAGAACTTTACTTTACGGAAAAATTCTGGCCTGATTTCCGGCGCGACGATTTTTACGACGCCATTATCAGTTTCCAGGGCCGCGAACGCCGATTTGGTCAGACGAGTGAACAAATCGTGCATTAA
- a CDS encoding DUF6089 family protein: protein MPGIVKITGIVLILLLSFGEAGAQKIEVGLLAGGSGYMGDLNTHNYQRYSHPALGALLRWNINPRNSVKFSFLHGTLQGSDATSGNPYQESRNLYFRSPLNEFSVQFEFNFFRYNPLWGNEKFSPYLFTGISVFSFDPEAKGTPSGSGSEEWYRLRDLGTEGQGLPGYPDKYKLAQMAIPIGIGVKFNLGRNWNLTGEMGYRPTFTDFLDDVSGYYPDPAVFETTDPPAPLSKYFSDRRLNRAPENPSGLQRGDLLKKDTYLFAVIGISYTFVSSWCPAFSDWGRE from the coding sequence ATGCCGGGGATAGTAAAGATCACAGGAATCGTATTAATTCTCCTGCTTTCCTTCGGGGAGGCGGGGGCTCAGAAAATTGAAGTAGGCCTGCTGGCAGGCGGGTCCGGATATATGGGAGATCTGAATACGCATAATTACCAGCGGTACTCTCATCCAGCGCTGGGAGCCCTTCTTCGCTGGAACATAAATCCCCGTAATTCGGTTAAATTCTCATTTCTTCACGGTACCCTGCAGGGAAGCGACGCTACTTCCGGTAATCCTTACCAGGAGTCGCGAAACTTATATTTCCGATCACCGTTAAACGAATTTTCCGTCCAGTTCGAGTTTAATTTTTTCCGCTATAACCCGCTGTGGGGGAATGAAAAGTTCAGTCCCTATCTTTTCACGGGCATTTCTGTCTTTAGTTTTGACCCTGAAGCGAAGGGCACACCTTCCGGCAGTGGCAGTGAAGAATGGTACCGTTTACGCGATCTTGGTACCGAAGGCCAGGGATTGCCCGGATACCCCGATAAATATAAACTCGCCCAAATGGCTATTCCCATTGGGATCGGCGTAAAGTTCAATCTGGGGCGCAACTGGAACCTGACCGGCGAAATGGGTTATCGCCCTACTTTTACCGACTTCCTGGACGACGTGAGCGGTTATTATCCCGATCCGGCGGTCTTTGAAACGACGGATCCGCCCGCCCCGCTTTCGAAATATTTCTCAGACAGGCGTCTTAACCGGGCGCCGGAGAACCCTTCCGGCCTTCAGCGGGGCGATTTACTGAAAAAAGATACGTATCTCTTTGCGGTTATCGGCATATCCTATACCTTTGTATCTTCGTGGTGCCCTGCGTTTTCAGATTGGGGTAGAGAATAA
- a CDS encoding NAD kinase produces the protein MRIAIYGRQFGEHSFPYIQEVLQILEKYDAEVSIYEPFRNFILEQQIGEAARTGVFSSHEDLPRDASFLLSLGGDGTLLDTVTLIRDSGLPVLGINLGRLGFLASINKIDIEKAIESLFQGEFTFDERSLLQLRTDDQLFGGLNYALNEMTIYRGEDASMIIIHSYLNGEFLNSYWADGLIVATPTGSTAYSLSCGGPIILPGSNNFLITPICPHNLSVRPVVVNDMSELSFEVDSRGCRFQVFMDSRKETVDIGTRLSIRKERFSINLVRLNNESYFGTLRNKLMWGLDTRNY, from the coding sequence ATGAGGATAGCTATTTACGGCAGGCAGTTCGGCGAACATTCTTTCCCCTATATACAAGAAGTGCTGCAGATCCTGGAGAAGTACGATGCTGAAGTTTCCATTTATGAACCTTTTCGCAATTTTATCCTGGAGCAGCAGATAGGCGAAGCCGCTCGAACGGGGGTATTCAGCTCGCACGAAGACCTGCCCCGGGATGCAAGTTTCCTTTTAAGCCTGGGTGGTGACGGAACCCTGCTTGATACGGTTACGCTTATCCGCGATTCGGGGCTGCCGGTGCTGGGGATCAACCTGGGGCGGCTCGGGTTCCTGGCAAGTATTAATAAAATAGATATCGAGAAAGCTATTGAAAGCCTTTTCCAGGGAGAGTTTACTTTTGACGAGCGAAGCCTCCTGCAGCTGAGAACCGATGATCAGCTTTTTGGGGGTCTCAATTATGCCCTGAATGAAATGACCATTTACAGGGGCGAGGACGCTTCCATGATCATTATACATTCCTACCTGAACGGCGAATTCCTGAATTCTTACTGGGCGGACGGCCTTATTGTAGCAACCCCTACCGGGTCCACGGCCTACTCGCTAAGTTGCGGAGGCCCTATTATTCTTCCCGGCAGCAATAATTTCCTGATCACACCTATTTGCCCCCATAATCTCAGCGTGCGTCCGGTTGTAGTGAATGACATGAGCGAACTTTCTTTCGAGGTGGACAGCAGAGGATGCCGGTTCCAGGTATTCATGGACTCGCGGAAGGAGACCGTTGATATAGGTACGAGGCTCAGCATAAGGAAGGAGCGCTTTTCTATTAATCTGGTTCGCCTGAACAATGAAAGCTATTTCGGCACGTTAAGAAACAAATTGATGTGGGGCCTGGATACCCGTAATTATTGA
- a CDS encoding CBS domain-containing protein, with translation MLAVELLSDYIPALKTSNSVQTAFDRMDEFRVSHLPVVNGMDFLGLVSDQDLIEIADHSQPIGTSLPLYQSVQDSQHVYDVIRMVHELQLTAVPVVDEKKKYLGLISMNSLVTYFAQLTAVDHPGGIVVLELGARDFQLSEIARIVEANDAFVLSSYIRSFSGSTKLELTMKISKTDLTHIIASFERFNYLVKASFHQASHRDDTMDRFDSFMHYLNI, from the coding sequence ATGCTAGCGGTCGAGTTATTAAGCGATTATATTCCAGCCCTGAAAACTTCAAACAGTGTTCAGACGGCATTCGACCGCATGGACGAATTTCGGGTAAGTCATTTGCCGGTGGTGAACGGGATGGATTTCCTCGGGCTGGTTTCCGACCAGGACCTGATTGAAATTGCCGATCATTCCCAGCCAATCGGTACCAGCCTTCCTCTTTATCAGTCCGTTCAGGATTCCCAGCATGTATACGATGTGATCAGGATGGTCCATGAGCTGCAGCTTACGGCGGTTCCCGTGGTGGATGAAAAAAAGAAATACCTTGGGCTTATATCCATGAATTCGCTGGTGACCTATTTTGCGCAGCTTACCGCTGTGGATCATCCGGGAGGGATCGTTGTACTGGAGCTTGGCGCGCGGGATTTTCAGCTATCGGAGATTGCGCGGATTGTCGAGGCGAACGATGCCTTTGTTCTCAGCTCTTATATCCGGTCGTTCTCCGGCTCCACGAAACTGGAACTGACCATGAAGATCAGTAAAACAGACCTTACCCATATAATCGCTTCCTTTGAACGCTTTAATTACCTGGTAAAGGCAAGTTTTCACCAGGCTTCTCATAGGGATGATACCATGGACCGTTTTGATTCGTTCATGCATTATTTAAATATATGA